A portion of the Clostridiales bacterium genome contains these proteins:
- the arcC gene encoding carbamate kinase, whose protein sequence is MDCKRTIVVALGGNAILQPGQKGTDIEQIKNVNKTCIQIAEMIKMGCNIIVTHGNGPQVGNILVQNSTGACNVPAMPLDICGAESQGLIGYMIQQQLKNVLNGMGIERHVVTLVTQVVVDKNDPAFKNPTKPVGPFYPEEYAKKAEKEKGEKWVEDAGRGFRRVVPSPKPVKIVELDAILSLINSGCIVIANGGGGIPVVEEKGTYKGVEAVVDKDFSGELLALNLDADTLIILTDVPKVYVNFKKDNQRALDTVSIEEIKKYQSEGQFKAGSMGPKVEACRRFIEKGGRNAIITSLDTAVKALEGMAGTHIVK, encoded by the coding sequence ATGGACTGCAAAAGGACGATTGTCGTGGCTTTAGGAGGAAATGCCATACTACAGCCCGGGCAAAAGGGGACTGACATAGAGCAGATTAAAAATGTAAATAAAACCTGCATACAAATTGCTGAAATGATAAAGATGGGATGCAATATAATAGTAACCCATGGGAACGGTCCGCAGGTTGGGAATATACTCGTACAGAATAGCACGGGTGCCTGTAATGTACCTGCTATGCCGCTTGACATATGCGGTGCTGAAAGCCAGGGACTTATAGGTTATATGATACAGCAGCAGCTCAAAAATGTATTGAACGGCATGGGCATTGAAAGGCATGTTGTTACCTTGGTTACACAGGTGGTTGTGGATAAAAATGATCCCGCCTTCAAGAATCCGACAAAGCCCGTTGGACCGTTTTACCCGGAGGAGTATGCAAAAAAAGCTGAAAAGGAAAAAGGTGAAAAATGGGTTGAAGACGCAGGAAGAGGTTTCAGAAGAGTTGTCCCGTCACCTAAACCTGTAAAGATCGTGGAACTTGATGCTATATTAAGCCTGATAAATAGTGGATGTATAGTGATTGCAAATGGAGGCGGCGGAATACCTGTGGTAGAAGAGAAAGGAACATATAAGGGCGTGGAAGCCGTCGTCGACAAAGATTTCAGCGGGGAATTGCTTGCTTTAAATTTGGATGCCGATACATTGATAATACTTACGGATGTTCCCAAAGTATACGTAAATTTTAAAAAGGACAATCAGAGGGCCCTTGATACTGTTAGCATCGAAGAAATAAAAAAGTACCAATCTGAAGGACAGTTCAAAGCAGGAAGCATGGGACCGAAAGTCGAGGCATGCAGGAGGTTTATTGAAAAAGGCGGCAGAAATGCGATAATCACATCTCTCGATACAGCCGTCAAGGCGCTTGAAGGTATGGCCGGAACGCATATTGTAAAGTAA